The proteins below come from a single Candidatus Kirkpatrickella diaphorinae genomic window:
- a CDS encoding rod shape-determining protein, translated as MFSRLLGLMSADMAIDLGTANTLVYVKGRGIVLDEPSVVAITEVRGKKQVLAVGEEAKHMLGRTPGNITAIRPLRDGVIADFDVAEEMIKHFIRKVHNRRAFASPQIVVCVPSGSTAVERRAIQESAESAGARRVLLIEEPMAAAIGAGLPITEPSGSMVVDIGGGTTEVAVISLGGIVYARSVRVGGDKMDDAIISYIRKSFNLLIGESSAERLKIDLGSASMPENATDGGPVRAVKGRDLINGVPREIVVSQAQIAESLAEPVMQIIDAVATALENTPPELAADIVDKGIMLTGGGAMLNRLDDVLRSATGLPVSVAENPLTCVAIGTGRALEEIRRLRSVLVSMY; from the coding sequence ATGTTTTCACGTCTGCTGGGTCTCATGTCGGCAGACATGGCTATTGACCTCGGCACCGCCAATACTCTCGTTTATGTCAAGGGAAGGGGCATCGTCCTTGATGAGCCCTCCGTTGTTGCCATCACGGAGGTGCGTGGCAAGAAGCAGGTTCTCGCTGTCGGTGAGGAGGCAAAGCATATGCTGGGCCGCACACCCGGCAATATCACGGCGATCCGTCCGTTACGGGATGGCGTGATCGCGGATTTCGACGTTGCGGAGGAGATGATCAAACATTTCATTCGCAAAGTGCATAATCGACGCGCTTTTGCCAGCCCGCAGATCGTCGTCTGTGTCCCATCAGGTTCAACAGCCGTTGAGCGCCGCGCCATTCAGGAAAGCGCGGAAAGTGCCGGTGCACGCCGCGTTTTGCTGATTGAGGAGCCGATGGCGGCGGCCATCGGGGCCGGACTGCCGATAACGGAACCCTCGGGCAGCATGGTCGTCGATATTGGTGGTGGCACGACGGAAGTCGCCGTTATCTCACTGGGGGGGATCGTTTATGCGCGCTCCGTCCGCGTGGGTGGCGATAAAATGGATGATGCCATCATCTCCTATATCCGCAAATCCTTTAACCTGCTGATCGGGGAAAGCTCGGCCGAACGACTCAAGATCGATCTCGGCTCCGCCAGTATGCCCGAGAATGCGACGGATGGCGGGCCGGTGCGGGCTGTGAAGGGGCGGGACCTCATTAATGGTGTCCCGCGGGAAATCGTGGTGTCACAGGCCCAGATCGCGGAAAGCCTCGCCGAGCCGGTGATGCAGATCATCGACGCTGTCGCCACCGCGCTCGAAAACACCCCGCCGGAACTGGCGGCCGACATTGTCGATAAAGGCATTATGCTGACGGGTGGCGGGGCAATGCTGAACCGTCTGGACGATGTTTTGCGCAGCGCAACGGGCCTTCCTGTCAGTGTCGCGGAAAACCCTTTGACCTGTGTTGCGATAGGTACAGGGCGGGCACTTGAAGAAATTCGTCGTTTGAGAAGCGTGCTCGTCTCGATGTACTGA
- a CDS encoding glycine--tRNA ligase subunit alpha, with protein sequence MILRLHAFWSEQGCAILQPYDTELGAGTLSPHTTLRALGPRPWKAAYVQPCRRPSDGRYGENPNRLQHYYQYQVLLKPTPENSQDLLLESYRAIGIDPHLHDIRFVEDDWENPTIGAWGLGWEVWCDGMEVTQFTYFQQVGGIATELPSTELTYGLERLAMYVQGVENVYDLAYNDAGLKYGDIFRRAEQDYSKFNFECANTEMLFRHFVDAEQEATRLATDGLAQPAYDYCLKASHIFNLLDARGVISVSERASYIGRVRMLAKASCEAWLAGEKEVHHG encoded by the coding sequence ATGATTTTGCGCCTGCATGCCTTCTGGTCAGAGCAGGGCTGCGCCATATTGCAACCATATGATACTGAACTCGGCGCGGGCACGCTCTCCCCGCATACGACGTTGCGCGCCCTCGGGCCACGCCCCTGGAAAGCCGCCTACGTCCAGCCCTGCCGGCGTCCCTCTGACGGGCGCTACGGAGAAAATCCGAACCGCCTGCAGCATTATTACCAATATCAGGTGCTTCTCAAACCCACACCTGAAAATAGTCAGGACCTTCTACTCGAGTCTTATCGGGCCATCGGCATTGACCCGCATCTCCATGATATACGCTTCGTGGAGGATGATTGGGAAAACCCGACGATCGGCGCCTGGGGACTGGGGTGGGAAGTCTGGTGCGATGGGATGGAGGTGACGCAGTTCACTTATTTCCAGCAGGTTGGCGGCATCGCGACGGAGCTTCCTTCAACCGAACTGACGTACGGGCTGGAACGCCTCGCCATGTATGTGCAGGGCGTGGAGAATGTCTATGACCTCGCTTATAATGACGCAGGCCTGAAGTACGGCGATATTTTCCGCCGGGCGGAACAGGATTATTCCAAGTTTAATTTTGAATGCGCCAATACAGAAATGCTCTTTCGACACTTCGTTGATGCGGAGCAGGAAGCGACACGCCTGGCGACAGACGGGCTGGCGCAACCGGCTTATGATTACTGCCTGAAAGCCAGTCACATTTTCAACCTGCTCGACGCGCGTGGCGTGATCTCGGTTTCTGAACGTGCCTCTTATATCGGCAGGGTGCGCATGCTCGCCAAGGCGAGTTGTGAAGCCTGGCTCGCGGGTGAGAAAGAGGTGCATCATGGCTGA
- the mreC gene encoding rod shape-determining protein MreC, protein MLSITLRQSLQKLLLPVYLFFAMALMIIGISAPSSVEGLRVRIFDFLTPAYSLAAQPGRWVGRFWSYASDVTHLLAENAELRTENARLRQWYDVAVALEDENRRLKANLKWLPERTISFVTGRAIRDASGLYNRSVLIALPEAHEVHVGDLVLGGTGVIGRISEIGPSTARVLLINDPVSRIPVFLSSSEGSAIMTGDGSATPRLMYFAHDDHPVEGERVVTGDQAGQENAVTASGVPNGVFIGTVHYNASHTPVVIPGGHLNHPDVLRVLDFKEIDAHGPVAPGRVRKINKARDRFGLPESIFPNVWKGQG, encoded by the coding sequence ATGCTTTCCATCACGCTGCGTCAATCGTTACAGAAGCTTCTCCTGCCTGTTTACCTGTTTTTCGCGATGGCCCTGATGATTATCGGCATCTCCGCCCCATCATCAGTCGAGGGCCTGCGCGTGCGCATCTTTGATTTTCTGACGCCCGCTTACAGTCTGGCCGCACAGCCGGGACGCTGGGTCGGGCGGTTCTGGAGTTATGCGAGTGATGTCACGCACCTCCTCGCTGAAAATGCGGAGCTCCGCACGGAGAATGCGCGGTTGCGTCAATGGTATGATGTCGCTGTTGCGCTTGAGGATGAAAACCGACGTCTCAAAGCCAATCTGAAATGGCTGCCCGAGCGCACGATCAGTTTCGTTACGGGGCGGGCCATCCGCGATGCGTCCGGCCTGTATAATCGCTCCGTCCTCATTGCCCTGCCGGAAGCCCATGAGGTGCATGTTGGTGACCTCGTTCTGGGTGGCACCGGCGTGATTGGTCGAATTTCTGAAATCGGGCCGTCAACGGCGCGTGTGCTGCTGATCAATGACCCGGTCAGCCGTATTCCCGTTTTTCTGTCTTCTTCCGAAGGGAGTGCGATCATGACGGGTGACGGATCTGCCACGCCGCGCCTGATGTATTTTGCGCATGATGACCACCCGGTTGAAGGCGAGCGCGTCGTGACCGGTGACCAGGCCGGTCAGGAAAATGCCGTCACGGCTTCCGGCGTGCCAAATGGCGTTTTTATCGGCACCGTGCATTACAACGCGTCTCACACGCCGGTCGTTATTCCGGGGGGGCATCTCAACCACCCGGATGTTCTTCGCGTGCTTGATTTCAAGGAGATTGACGCGCATGGCCCCGTGGCACCGGGGCGAGTCAGGAAAATCAATAAGGCCAGAGACCGGTTCGGCCTCCCTGAAAGTATTTTCCCCAATGTCTGGAAGGGGCAGGGATGA
- the rodA gene encoding rod shape-determining protein RodA: MDQQKRLWRAQPGFQLLTKFFQINWFYVVLICGLAGVGYMALFSAGGGSAKSFAHPQIVRFAFGLVMMVFVAFVSPRFLRRLAIPIYLLSIVLLVLVLHMGHVGKGAERWIMIAGIQFQPSEFAKVALVLMLASWFHRVSHEKMGNPLYLIPPAIMTLLPVALILKEPNLGTAVITALIAAAMFFVAGMRLWQIIILAVPLPFLGGFVYNHLHDYQKARIDTFIHPENDPLGAGYNIIQSKIALGSGGMWGEGYLRGSQGQLNFLPEKQTDFIFTMIGEEWGYVGAIAVMALLACLSIGGVLMSIRCRNQFSRLLALGIAIDFFMYCAVNLSMVMGVIPVGGVPLPLISYGGSAMLTMMFGFGLLLSSWVHRDERERVD; the protein is encoded by the coding sequence GTGGATCAGCAAAAACGGCTTTGGCGCGCACAGCCAGGTTTTCAGCTTCTGACAAAGTTTTTCCAGATCAACTGGTTTTATGTCGTCCTGATCTGCGGATTGGCCGGTGTCGGCTATATGGCTTTGTTTTCAGCCGGGGGCGGGAGTGCGAAGTCCTTCGCGCACCCCCAGATTGTCCGTTTCGCCTTCGGGCTGGTCATGATGGTGTTCGTGGCCTTCGTCAGTCCGCGCTTTCTGCGACGCCTGGCGATCCCGATTTATCTGTTATCCATCGTGCTGCTGGTGCTTGTCCTGCATATGGGACATGTCGGCAAAGGGGCTGAACGATGGATTATGATTGCGGGCATCCAATTTCAGCCCTCCGAATTCGCAAAAGTCGCCCTCGTCCTCATGCTTGCAAGCTGGTTCCATCGCGTAAGCCATGAGAAGATGGGGAACCCGCTTTACCTCATCCCCCCGGCCATCATGACGCTTCTGCCGGTCGCGTTGATCCTGAAGGAGCCTAATCTCGGCACAGCGGTGATCACCGCGCTGATCGCGGCGGCGATGTTTTTTGTGGCGGGGATGCGTTTATGGCAGATTATCATTCTCGCTGTGCCTTTACCGTTTCTGGGCGGCTTTGTTTACAACCACCTGCATGATTACCAGAAGGCGCGGATCGACACATTCATCCACCCGGAAAATGACCCGCTCGGCGCGGGGTACAACATCATCCAGTCCAAAATCGCCCTTGGCTCAGGCGGAATGTGGGGCGAGGGCTATTTACGCGGGTCGCAGGGACAGCTCAATTTCCTGCCAGAGAAACAGACGGACTTTATCTTTACGATGATCGGGGAGGAGTGGGGCTATGTCGGCGCCATCGCCGTGATGGCGCTGCTGGCGTGCCTCAGTATCGGTGGTGTGCTGATGTCGATACGCTGTCGCAATCAGTTCAGCCGGTTGCTCGCCCTCGGAATCGCCATCGATTTCTTTATGTATTGCGCGGTCAATCTCTCCATGGTGATGGGCGTCATCCCGGTGGGCGGGGTGCCTTTGCCGCTCATCTCCTATGGTGGGTCCGCGATGCTGACAATGATGTTCGGGTTCGGGCTGCTCCTGTCCAGTTGGGTGCACCGCGATGAGCGCGAGAGGGTGGATTAG
- the mrdA gene encoding penicillin-binding protein 2, which translates to METARPSRGVFTRRAMLLAGGQLGIFGFLGHRLYDLQLVEGAHMSALAARNRTSKRLLAPARGAITDRFGVPLAGNSQNWRALLMPEETTDIHATVDHFAQIIPLEDFERTRISRDIKNLRRYVPILLKEFLSWDDMARIEAQAFSLPGVLVDVGSTRTYPFGPQLAHIVGYVAPPTEKDVARTPLLALPGMRAGREGIEQTQDDLLRGAPGMVEMEVNAYGRVLGELERVEGAQGDRVELTIDAGLQQMVLGRIADEYASAVVMDCRDGAILAMTSTPSFDPALFDSGVSHAQWKAWMSDPNAPLTNKAVAGVYPPGSTFKPAVALAALKSGLVTQEDRFDCPGYYDLGGTRFHCWRKHGHGSVNMRQALKYSCDVYFYKIAQKIGMDQIKDMASPLGLGVTLPVELPHVRAGNVPTPAWRRKKGHHWNRGDTVVAGIGQGFVQTTPLELATYAARIASGREVSPHLIRRTVTREGVKINLPTAPGLELQPEWLDVVRGGMFDVINAPDGTATRARLNLPGIQMAGKTGSAQVRRVSRAQRESGHFNSMKLPWEQRPHALFICYAPFDKPRYAVAVVVEHGNGGAATAAPLARLIMTDVLQRDPSGREHAPGVTVAEAD; encoded by the coding sequence ATGGAGACGGCGCGTCCTTCGCGCGGCGTTTTCACCCGACGGGCCATGCTCCTGGCGGGCGGGCAACTGGGTATTTTCGGCTTTCTCGGTCATCGGCTTTATGATCTGCAACTCGTGGAGGGCGCGCATATGAGCGCGCTGGCCGCGCGCAACCGTACCAGCAAACGCCTGCTGGCCCCCGCGCGCGGCGCGATCACCGACCGTTTCGGTGTGCCATTGGCTGGAAACAGCCAGAACTGGCGCGCGCTGCTGATGCCGGAGGAAACAACGGACATCCACGCGACTGTCGACCATTTTGCCCAGATTATCCCGTTAGAAGATTTTGAACGCACCCGCATTTCGCGGGATATCAAAAATCTGCGACGTTACGTGCCGATATTGTTGAAGGAGTTTCTCTCCTGGGACGATATGGCGCGGATTGAGGCGCAGGCCTTCTCTTTGCCCGGCGTGCTTGTGGATGTCGGGTCGACACGTACCTATCCTTTCGGGCCGCAACTGGCGCATATTGTGGGTTACGTAGCGCCACCGACGGAAAAAGACGTCGCTAGAACACCCTTATTGGCCCTGCCCGGAATGCGCGCCGGGCGTGAAGGCATAGAGCAGACACAGGATGACCTGCTGCGCGGCGCGCCCGGGATGGTTGAGATGGAAGTCAACGCCTATGGCCGCGTCCTGGGAGAGCTTGAGCGCGTGGAGGGCGCGCAGGGTGATCGCGTTGAGCTGACGATTGATGCTGGTTTGCAGCAAATGGTGCTGGGGCGCATCGCTGATGAATATGCGAGCGCCGTCGTGATGGATTGCCGCGATGGCGCCATCCTGGCGATGACGAGCACGCCTTCCTTCGACCCGGCTCTTTTCGATTCCGGCGTCAGTCACGCGCAGTGGAAAGCCTGGATGAGCGACCCGAATGCGCCATTGACGAACAAGGCCGTTGCCGGTGTCTATCCGCCGGGCTCAACCTTCAAGCCCGCCGTCGCTTTGGCCGCCCTCAAATCGGGACTGGTGACGCAAGAAGACCGCTTTGACTGCCCCGGCTATTACGACCTCGGCGGCACGCGCTTCCATTGCTGGCGCAAACATGGCCATGGCAGCGTCAATATGCGTCAGGCGCTCAAATATTCCTGCGACGTATATTTTTACAAAATCGCGCAAAAAATCGGGATGGACCAGATTAAGGACATGGCGTCGCCCCTCGGGCTCGGCGTGACCCTGCCTGTGGAACTGCCCCATGTGCGCGCCGGTAATGTGCCGACACCAGCCTGGCGACGGAAAAAGGGCCATCATTGGAATCGTGGCGATACGGTTGTGGCGGGGATCGGTCAGGGTTTCGTGCAGACGACGCCGCTTGAGCTGGCAACCTACGCCGCGCGCATCGCATCGGGTCGTGAGGTGTCACCCCATTTGATCCGACGCACCGTGACGCGCGAGGGCGTCAAAATAAACCTGCCGACAGCCCCCGGGCTGGAACTCCAACCTGAATGGCTGGATGTTGTGCGCGGCGGTATGTTTGATGTGATTAACGCGCCGGATGGCACGGCAACGCGGGCACGTCTGAACCTGCCCGGCATACAGATGGCGGGTAAAACAGGCTCCGCACAGGTGAGGCGCGTTTCACGCGCACAGCGTGAGAGTGGGCATTTCAATTCCATGAAGCTCCCGTGGGAGCAGCGCCCCCATGCGCTCTTTATTTGTTACGCCCCTTTTGACAAGCCGCGTTACGCGGTCGCCGTCGTTGTCGAGCATGGCAATGGTGGCGCTGCAACGGCGGCACCGCTTGCAAGGTTGATTATGACGGATGTGCTTCAACGTGATCCCTCCGGCCGGGAACACGCCCCTGGCGTGACGGTCGCGGAGGCGGATTAG
- the glyS gene encoding glycine--tRNA ligase subunit beta, whose protein sequence is MAEFLLALESEEIPAAMQQPAAEALAQALEQHLSALKPFDLKPFWGPRRIGLAVTIDATVPASTQSERGPRVTAPEQALMGFLRKHDAKKSDLQEEKGFWVLNREIAERSAASFLQDIVPEILWNFTWPKSMRWGNGSAFTWVRPLRRIIAVLDGDIVPFTLARGDDDGHELTSGNLSQGHRFLAPKLFAVSSYEGYREGLRERKVILEADARREAIRKDIDVALASQNLRIVEDEGLLNEVVGLSEWPVPMLGKIDARFMELPNEVRQVSMRTHQRYFATRYDGGSIAPYFLFLANQEFPDGGAATTAGNERVLRARFADAWHFWELDRKVTLESRLGALDNVTFHKKLGSVGDRVKRLVKLSGFIAQELGLTDAEKRNAERAALLAKADLTTGMVGEFPELQGIMGGYYAEHDGEPSDVAAAIRSQYLSCANGEEDIPSNAAIALTLADRFDILVGFFAIGEMPTGSGDPFALRRAALGIIRIIDEAELTLVLEDVFARALALQPVNADHSAVSQKLSKFMADRVRVQLRNDNVAQDIIAAVMSKAKDNDIRDLKKRVEALRIISANGDGPRLVAASKRAANILHIENQKDGPHTGEPDEGFFVDLSEQALFKALETANPEIAQLMKREEFIPAMEVAATLRAPLDQFFEAVKVNDPDPARRINRLRLLNRVNEVLSQIADFSQIQG, encoded by the coding sequence ATGGCTGAGTTTCTTCTCGCGCTGGAAAGTGAGGAAATCCCTGCCGCCATGCAGCAGCCTGCCGCGGAAGCGCTCGCGCAGGCTTTGGAGCAACACCTGTCAGCTTTAAAGCCATTCGATTTGAAGCCATTCTGGGGGCCGCGGCGCATCGGTCTTGCTGTCACCATTGACGCCACCGTCCCCGCTTCAACGCAGTCGGAACGTGGCCCGCGTGTCACCGCGCCGGAACAGGCCTTGATGGGCTTCCTGCGCAAGCATGACGCAAAAAAATCCGATCTGCAGGAGGAAAAAGGCTTCTGGGTGCTGAATCGCGAGATCGCGGAACGCAGCGCAGCCTCTTTCCTGCAGGACATCGTGCCGGAAATACTCTGGAATTTCACCTGGCCGAAATCCATGCGCTGGGGAAATGGCAGCGCCTTCACATGGGTGCGCCCGCTGCGTCGTATTATCGCGGTTCTGGATGGCGACATCGTGCCCTTCACGCTGGCGCGCGGGGATGATGACGGCCACGAACTGACATCCGGCAATTTATCGCAGGGACATCGTTTCCTCGCGCCGAAGCTGTTTGCGGTGTCCTCGTATGAGGGTTACCGGGAGGGGTTGCGGGAACGGAAGGTCATACTCGAAGCGGATGCACGACGGGAAGCTATCCGGAAGGACATTGACGTCGCCTTGGCGTCGCAAAACCTTCGGATCGTTGAAGATGAGGGCCTGCTCAATGAGGTCGTGGGCCTCTCAGAATGGCCCGTGCCGATGTTGGGCAAGATCGACGCCCGCTTTATGGAGCTGCCTAACGAGGTGCGGCAGGTATCGATGCGTACGCATCAGCGCTATTTCGCCACGCGCTATGATGGCGGAAGCATTGCGCCTTACTTCCTGTTTCTCGCCAATCAGGAATTTCCCGATGGCGGGGCCGCGACGACTGCCGGGAATGAACGTGTCCTGCGCGCACGTTTCGCCGATGCCTGGCACTTTTGGGAACTTGACCGCAAGGTAACGCTGGAATCCCGCCTCGGCGCGCTGGATAACGTCACATTCCACAAAAAACTTGGGTCGGTTGGCGACCGCGTCAAGCGCTTGGTTAAGCTATCGGGTTTTATCGCCCAAGAGTTAGGTCTCACGGATGCGGAGAAGCGTAATGCTGAACGCGCTGCGCTCCTCGCTAAGGCCGATTTGACGACCGGCATGGTGGGTGAATTCCCGGAGTTGCAGGGCATAATGGGCGGGTATTACGCCGAGCATGACGGAGAGCCCTCTGACGTGGCAGCGGCGATCCGGTCCCAGTATCTCTCTTGCGCTAATGGGGAGGAGGATATACCATCCAACGCCGCCATCGCCCTCACATTGGCGGATCGATTCGATATTTTGGTCGGCTTTTTTGCGATTGGCGAGATGCCGACAGGTTCCGGGGATCCTTTCGCACTGCGGCGTGCCGCGCTCGGTATTATCCGCATCATAGATGAAGCAGAATTGACGCTGGTTTTGGAGGATGTTTTCGCACGAGCGCTTGCTTTGCAACCAGTGAACGCCGATCATTCGGCAGTCTCTCAGAAACTTTCAAAGTTCATGGCTGACCGCGTTCGCGTGCAATTGAGAAATGACAACGTTGCTCAGGATATCATCGCAGCCGTTATGTCGAAAGCGAAAGATAATGACATACGAGATCTGAAGAAGCGCGTCGAAGCGCTTCGTATCATATCTGCAAACGGTGATGGCCCACGTCTTGTTGCGGCGAGCAAGCGCGCGGCAAACATTCTGCACATTGAAAATCAGAAAGATGGCCCGCACACGGGTGAGCCGGATGAGGGATTTTTCGTTGATCTTTCTGAGCAGGCGCTCTTCAAGGCGCTAGAGACGGCAAATCCGGAGATCGCTCAGTTAATGAAGCGGGAAGAATTTATACCTGCAATGGAAGTCGCTGCGACCCTCCGTGCGCCGCTCGACCAGTTCTTCGAGGCCGTGAAAGTCAACGACCCCGATCCTGCCCGCCGCATCAACCGGCTGCGCCTTCTTAATCGCGTCAATGAAGTGTTGAGCCAGATCGCGGACTTCTCGCAAATTCAGGGATAG
- a CDS encoding 2-isopropylmalate synthase, translated as MTIQHPSFGDISENRVIIFDTTLRDGEQSPGFSMNLDEKLRMARALENLGVDVIEAGFPVASPGDFEAVNAIAKAAEDVVVCALARSGGPRDIAAAGEAIAPARRKRIHNFISTSPLHMKYKLRMTPETVLELIASGNRASRQLSDDVQWSAEDGARTEIDFLCRCVEVAIRNGATTINIPDTVGFSTPEEIAAIFETLRQRVPGAEKVIFSTHNHNDLGLGVANSLAALTAGARQIECTINGIGERAGNAALEELVMAIRTRHDKLPFTHAVHTPSLLGVSRLLTGITGFDVQPNKAIVGRNAFAHESGIHQDGILKNAATYEIMTPESVGWTKSALVLGKHSGRAAFRDKVASLGYTLSDAEIEHAFARFKTLADQKKSVFDDDIIALVGEENHLDAAIQFDAIKVQSGSERDAWVELTLTVSGAPKTASVTGNGPVDAAFKAIAMICENDARLALFSVAAVTGETDAQAKTTVRLEKNGRTVDGQGADVDTIVAAVKAYVHALNKLMTKASRRAPTELSA; from the coding sequence ATGACCATCCAGCACCCTTCCTTTGGCGATATCTCTGAAAATCGTGTCATCATTTTTGACACGACCCTCCGCGATGGGGAGCAATCGCCCGGTTTTTCCATGAACCTCGATGAAAAGCTGCGCATGGCGCGGGCTCTGGAAAATCTGGGCGTCGATGTGATTGAGGCCGGTTTCCCTGTTGCGTCACCGGGTGATTTTGAGGCGGTCAACGCCATCGCCAAAGCGGCGGAGGACGTTGTTGTATGTGCCCTTGCACGCAGTGGCGGCCCGCGCGACATCGCGGCGGCGGGTGAGGCGATCGCCCCCGCGCGGCGTAAACGCATTCATAATTTCATCTCCACCTCGCCGCTTCATATGAAATATAAATTGCGCATGACGCCCGAGACGGTGCTGGAGCTGATCGCTTCAGGCAATCGCGCGTCAAGGCAATTGTCGGATGATGTGCAATGGTCAGCGGAGGATGGCGCGCGGACGGAAATTGATTTCCTCTGTCGCTGCGTCGAGGTCGCGATCAGAAACGGCGCAACAACAATCAATATTCCGGATACGGTCGGGTTTTCAACGCCTGAGGAAATCGCCGCGATTTTCGAGACGTTGCGGCAACGCGTGCCAGGGGCGGAGAAAGTTATTTTCTCGACCCATAATCACAATGATCTCGGGCTCGGGGTCGCGAATTCCCTCGCCGCACTCACGGCAGGGGCCCGGCAGATTGAATGCACCATCAACGGGATCGGTGAGCGCGCCGGCAATGCGGCATTGGAGGAACTGGTCATGGCGATTCGAACGCGTCATGACAAATTGCCCTTCACACATGCGGTACACACACCCTCATTGCTCGGCGTGTCACGACTGCTCACCGGCATTACCGGTTTTGATGTGCAGCCCAATAAAGCCATTGTCGGGCGCAACGCCTTTGCACATGAGAGTGGCATCCACCAGGATGGCATCCTCAAAAATGCCGCGACTTATGAGATCATGACGCCGGAAAGTGTGGGCTGGACGAAATCCGCCCTCGTTTTGGGGAAACATTCCGGGCGCGCGGCTTTCCGGGATAAAGTCGCCTCGCTCGGTTACACATTGTCGGATGCGGAAATCGAACATGCTTTTGCACGGTTCAAGACGCTGGCGGACCAGAAAAAATCCGTATTCGATGATGACATCATCGCGCTGGTTGGTGAGGAGAATCACCTTGACGCGGCCATTCAGTTTGACGCCATCAAAGTGCAGTCCGGCTCTGAACGGGATGCATGGGTTGAGCTGACATTGACCGTGTCGGGCGCGCCCAAAACAGCTTCTGTCACGGGCAACGGGCCTGTCGACGCGGCCTTCAAGGCGATTGCGATGATCTGTGAGAATGACGCGCGCCTTGCGCTTTTCAGCGTTGCCGCCGTCACGGGTGAAACGGATGCTCAGGCGAAAACGACGGTGCGGCTGGAGAAGAATGGCAGAACGGTCGATGGGCAGGGGGCGGATGTGGATACGATTGTCGCCGCCGTGAAGGCTTATGTGCACGCGCTGAACAAGCTGATGACGAAGGCGTCGCGCCGCGCGCCGACGGAGCTTTCCGCGTAA